One region of Mycobacterium riyadhense genomic DNA includes:
- a CDS encoding ATP-binding protein — translation MEHGNAIGHTIAAALRLRQQSRMDIEESVVEYLRWRQVLLVVDNCEHVLDEAAGLSERIVQHCPGVSVLATSRQPLGVDGERIVVLPPLPVEDATRLFADRARACRPDFNLDQQPKGVVGEICRRVDCLPLGVELAAARMRVMSTSDVVRRLDGLGMLRGGLRGGLPWHQSLTATIDWSYRLLTESEQALFARLSVFAGSFDLDAAHGVCGADGGPGDEAADALEDTLESLVGLVDKSMVIVRSVTDRTRYGVLETLRAYGRDRLKEQGIDKQLAKRHAVYFTELAERAGAGLHTAEERDWVQRLLPDYDNLRTAFENAMADNDADLALRLVAASTELVGVRVGYELGDWAERAVAVADPDHPLFAAVVGAAARVAWVRGDFSRARRFVALADGRVPGRGTGRVAYPEDVLADVVLFEGDASGFLAYWDREVTRARSNDDPIRLVHTICVLATCQVVLGNPDTALPAA, via the coding sequence GTGGAGCACGGAAACGCGATCGGGCACACCATCGCAGCGGCCTTGCGGTTGCGCCAACAGTCACGCATGGACATCGAGGAATCGGTAGTCGAGTACCTGCGGTGGCGTCAGGTCCTGTTGGTTGTCGACAACTGCGAGCATGTCCTGGACGAGGCCGCTGGGTTGTCGGAGCGCATCGTGCAGCACTGTCCGGGCGTGTCGGTCCTGGCGACCAGCAGACAACCGTTGGGCGTCGATGGGGAGCGGATTGTCGTCCTGCCGCCGTTGCCGGTGGAGGACGCCACGCGGTTGTTTGCCGATCGGGCCCGGGCCTGCCGGCCGGACTTCAACCTCGACCAGCAGCCGAAAGGTGTGGTGGGTGAGATTTGTCGGCGGGTTGACTGCTTGCCGCTGGGTGTCGAGTTGGCCGCAGCGCGGATGCGGGTGATGAGCACGTCGGATGTGGTCCGGCGGTTGGACGGCCTGGGCATGTTGCGCGGCGGTCTGCGAGGCGGCCTTCCCTGGCACCAGAGCCTGACGGCGACCATCGACTGGTCGTATCGATTGCTCACCGAATCCGAGCAAGCGTTGTTTGCGCGGCTTTCGGTGTTCGCGGGCTCGTTCGACCTGGATGCCGCCCACGGTGTGTGTGGGGCCGACGGCGGCCCCGGGGACGAAGCCGCCGACGCGCTCGAGGACACGTTGGAGTCGCTTGTCGGTCTGGTCGACAAGTCGATGGTAATTGTACGCAGTGTCACTGACCGGACGCGCTACGGCGTCTTGGAAACGTTGCGTGCCTACGGTCGGGACCGTCTGAAAGAGCAAGGGATTGACAAGCAATTGGCCAAGCGCCACGCCGTCTACTTCACCGAGCTTGCCGAGCGTGCCGGGGCCGGCCTGCACACCGCCGAGGAGCGGGACTGGGTCCAGCGGCTGTTGCCCGACTACGACAACCTGCGCACGGCGTTCGAGAATGCGATGGCCGACAACGACGCCGATCTGGCGTTGCGATTGGTCGCCGCTAGTACTGAGCTAGTGGGCGTTCGCGTCGGGTACGAGCTGGGGGATTGGGCCGAACGCGCCGTCGCGGTCGCGGATCCGGACCATCCGCTATTCGCCGCGGTGGTGGGTGCGGCCGCCCGGGTTGCCTGGGTTCGCGGTGATTTTTCGCGTGCGCGACGCTTCGTGGCCTTGGCGGACGGGCGTGTTCCGGGCCGCGGCACCGGGCGAGTGGCCTACCCCGAAGACGTGCTCGCGGACGTGGTCCTCTTCGAGGGTGACGCGAGCGGATTCCTCGCGTACTGGGACAGGGAGGTTACCCGCGCACGTAGTAACGACGATCCGATCCGGCTGGTGCATACGATCTGCGTGCTCGCCACTTGTCAGGTTGTGTTGGGCAATCCCGATACGGCGTTGCCCGCCGCGTAG
- a CDS encoding PE family protein, translated as MSFVIAPELVSAAAGEMEGIGSALGAAAAAAAAPTTGVAAAAADEVSAAISRLFGIYGQEFQAINAQAAAFHAEFVRLLNGSAAAYLSTEIANAERNLLNALSAGGLAAASSGAAAAASSGASAAEPLLGLPILGGGSGGIGGLLGGSGGLLDPILFGGTGGLLGPLIGGNGFLTSLVSGGPVGPFFGSLGQQFGAALSALISGNGASLLANPLPLLTGSLPSLPVLGPLLPGLLPGLFPTPPTGGAPAPVSPWALLITNTNNNLSALISDWAADPFPFLRQIIANQQGYAVQAANELALFVQNLPNEIAHLPENIPLRLQALAAANPGVFVQMAVNDTVNDWQTIVTSLDAANRDLQVGLAGFPADWQVVQQDIATGQYNLAVVDGTKAFLNVFVTGFDTSNLNDVRMLGPVADLFPILAIPGENVQGLASLLPAGSIPAKMTQNLANVLNTLTDTSISTTITGTLDPPALVLGANFGLPLSVLFGVAGPPVAALDGLATAATIIGTGVATGDPLMVLGGFGDAPAYVLNGFLNGEVIVDMALPVTFNVPIIGDVNIPVVVHLPFQGLLVRPHAITATVPLEILGIDIPINLTLGGTKFGGLLPALVNTVPRALADSITPAA; from the coding sequence ATGTCGTTTGTTATCGCGCCGGAATTGGTGAGTGCGGCGGCTGGGGAAATGGAAGGAATTGGGTCCGCACTTGGCGCAGCAGCCGCGGCGGCGGCGGCTCCCACGACAGGGGTGGCCGCGGCGGCCGCCGATGAGGTATCGGCTGCCATCTCGCGGCTTTTCGGCATTTATGGGCAAGAATTTCAAGCAATCAACGCACAGGCGGCGGCATTTCATGCCGAATTCGTGCGGCTGTTGAACGGTAGTGCGGCCGCCTATCTCAGCACAGAAATCGCCAACGCTGAGCGGAATCTTCTCAACGCGCTCAGTGCTGGTGGCCTGGCCGCCGCGTCGAGCGGCGCGGCTGCGGCCGCGTCGAGCGGTGCGTCTGCGGCCGAGCCCCTTCTTGGCTTGCCGATCCTCGGCGGCGGCAGCGGGGGAATCGGCGGGCTTCTCGGCGGTAGCGGCGGGTTATTGGACCCGATCCTCTTCGGTGGCACTGGTGGACTGCTAGGCCCGCTCATCGGCGGCAATGGCTTCCTCACTTCGCTTGTCTCGGGTGGTCCCGTGGGCCCGTTCTTCGGCAGCCTTGGTCAGCAATTCGGTGCCGCCCTGTCTGCTCTGATCAGCGGCAACGGGGCCAGCCTGCTGGCCAACCCCCTTCCGCTGCTAACCGGCAGCCTCCCCAGCCTTCCCGTGCTGGGACCCCTACTTCCAGGGCTGCTACCCGGGCTGTTCCCGACGCCGCCCACCGGTGGTGCTCCGGCACCCGTCAGCCCGTGGGCGCTGCTCATCACGAACACCAACAACAACTTGTCAGCGCTCATTAGTGACTGGGCCGCTGACCCGTTCCCGTTCCTGCGCCAGATCATCGCCAACCAACAGGGCTATGCGGTGCAGGCTGCTAATGAGCTAGCACTTTTCGTCCAGAACCTGCCCAACGAGATTGCGCACCTGCCGGAGAACATTCCACTTCGTCTGCAGGCCCTCGCGGCTGCTAACCCGGGCGTATTCGTGCAGATGGCTGTCAACGACACTGTCAATGACTGGCAGACCATCGTCACGTCGCTCGACGCGGCGAACAGAGACCTACAGGTCGGATTGGCCGGCTTCCCGGCCGATTGGCAGGTCGTCCAACAGGACATTGCGACAGGCCAGTACAACCTCGCCGTTGTTGACGGGACGAAGGCGTTTCTGAACGTGTTCGTCACCGGATTCGATACCAGCAACCTGAACGACGTCAGGATGCTCGGTCCGGTGGCAGACCTGTTCCCGATCCTCGCCATCCCCGGCGAAAACGTGCAGGGCCTCGCCAGCCTCCTGCCTGCCGGCTCCATCCCCGCAAAGATGACCCAAAACCTCGCCAACGTGCTCAATACCCTGACGGATACCAGCATCTCGACGACGATCACCGGAACCCTGGACCCGCCGGCCTTGGTGCTTGGTGCCAACTTCGGATTGCCGCTGTCGGTTCTCTTTGGGGTAGCGGGTCCGCCGGTCGCCGCTCTCGATGGGCTGGCTACTGCCGCAACGATCATTGGAACCGGCGTAGCGACCGGAGATCCGTTGATGGTGCTCGGCGGCTTCGGGGACGCTCCGGCCTACGTGCTGAACGGCTTCCTCAACGGCGAAGTCATTGTCGATATGGCGTTGCCGGTGACGTTCAACGTGCCGATTATCGGGGACGTCAACATTCCGGTCGTCGTCCATCTGCCCTTCCAAGGGCTGCTCGTTCGACCGCACGCCATAACGGCGACGGTGCCGCTGGAGATCCTTGGCATCGATATCCCCATCAATCTGACCCTTGGTGGAACGAAATTTGGCGGACTGCTTCCCGCGCTGGTGAACACCGTCCCCCGGGCCCTAGCCGATTCGATTACACCCGCCGCATAG